A region of Pyxidicoccus parkwaysis DNA encodes the following proteins:
- a CDS encoding FkbM family methyltransferase, whose amino-acid sequence MHSSAFNQLLRCRHGEMLFNQNDEVIGRSLREYGEYSELEMEMLGRFLKPGDTVVDLGANIGAHTLYFARQVGPTGRVIAFEPQRVVFQTLCANAALNSLTNVWALQAGAGEAEGQTRLPPLDYSRPDNFGAVSLDGAEEGEPVPVRTVDSLELASCALLKLDVEGWEVQALRGAKETLARCQPLLYLENHNAHQAEALIAHVQEAGYRIHWHLPALYNPDNFLGQAGNIFPDWFSVNILCVPEARKDVLAAIQPLHPGPDAESRFRFGGPEVSRMLIPFAREHVARLAGLTAIFDKEIASRREQRREHLRQAP is encoded by the coding sequence CTGCGCGAATACGGCGAGTACTCCGAGCTGGAGATGGAGATGCTCGGGCGCTTCCTGAAGCCGGGCGACACCGTCGTGGACCTGGGCGCGAACATCGGCGCGCACACGCTGTACTTCGCGCGACAGGTGGGCCCCACCGGCCGCGTCATTGCCTTCGAGCCCCAGCGCGTCGTCTTCCAGACGCTCTGCGCGAACGCGGCGCTCAACAGCCTCACCAACGTCTGGGCGCTCCAGGCCGGCGCCGGTGAGGCCGAGGGCCAGACGCGCCTGCCGCCGCTGGACTACTCGCGGCCGGACAACTTCGGCGCGGTGTCGCTCGACGGCGCCGAGGAGGGCGAGCCCGTGCCGGTGCGCACCGTGGACAGCCTGGAGCTGGCCTCGTGCGCGCTGCTCAAGCTGGACGTGGAGGGCTGGGAGGTCCAGGCACTGCGGGGCGCGAAGGAGACGCTCGCCCGCTGCCAGCCGCTGCTCTACCTGGAGAACCACAACGCCCATCAGGCCGAAGCGCTCATCGCCCACGTGCAGGAGGCCGGTTACCGCATCCACTGGCACCTGCCGGCGCTCTACAACCCGGACAACTTCCTGGGCCAGGCGGGCAACATCTTCCCGGACTGGTTCTCCGTGAACATCCTCTGCGTCCCGGAGGCGCGGAAGGACGTGCTCGCCGCCATCCAGCCGCTGCACCCGGGCCCCGACGCGGAGAGCCGCTTCCGCTTCGGAGGGCCGGAGGTCAGCCGCATGCTCATCCCCTTCGCGCGCGAGCATGTCGCCCGGCTTGCCGGCCTCACCGCCATCTTCGACAAGGAGATTGCCTCGCGGCGCGAGCAGCGGCGCGAGCACCTGCGACAGGCCCCGTAA